A stretch of DNA from Pseudonocardia hierapolitana:
CTCGGCGAGAGCGTCACCGAGGGCACCGTCACGCGGTGGCTCAAGCAGGTCGGCGACCGCGTCGAGGTCGACGAGCCGCTGCTCGAGGTGTCCACCGACAAGGTCGACACCGAGATCCCCTCCCCCGTTGCCGGCACGCTGCTGGAGGTCACGGCGAACGAGGACGAGACGGTCGACGTGGGCGCGCAGCTCGCCGTCATCGGCGAGCCCGCGGCAGGCGGCCAGCAGGCCTCGGCCGCCGAGCCGGAACCGGCGCCCGAGCCCGAACCGGCCCCCGAGCCCGAGCCGGACCGCAAGCCGGAGCCGCAGGCACCGCAGGCCGAGGAGCGCCCGTCCGACGACGGCGCCGCGGCCGCGCCCGAGGCCGCCGCCGAACGCCCACAGCCGGAGGAGCCCCAGGACGACGGCGCGCGCGGCGGAGCACCGTACGTCACGCCGTTGGTGCGCAAGCTCGCCGCCGAACACGACGTGGACCTGTCCACGATCAGCGGCACCGGCGTCGGCGGCCGCATCCGCAAGCAGGACGTGCTGGCCGCGGCCGAGGCGAAGAAGCCCGCCCCGGAGCCCGCTGCCGCCCCCGCGGCCGCGCCGGCCGCGGCACCGTCGGCACCGGCCCCGTCCGGCGCGCCCGCGCGCCAGGTGCCACGACCGGCGGCGGGCGCCCCGGAGCCGGGCACCACGGTGAAGATGCCGCGCCTGCGCCAGCTCATCGCCCAGCGCATGACCGAGTCGCTGCGGGTCTCCGCACAGCTCACCACGGTGCAGGAGGTCGACGTCACGCGCATCGCCGCGTTGCGGGCCCGCGCCAAGGCCGAGTTCGAGCGGCGCGAGGGCGTCAAGTTGACGTTCCTGCCGTTCTTCGCGAAGGCCACCGTCGAGGCGCTCAAGGCGTTCCCGCAGGTCAACTCGTCGATCAACGAGGAGACCAAGGAGGTCACCTACCACGGGGCCGTGCACCTGGCCATCGCGGTGGACACCCCCCGCGGCCTGCTCGTGCCCGTGATCAAGAACGCCGAGGACCTCAACATCTCCGGGCTGGCCCGCAAGATCGCCGACGTCGCGCAGCGCACCCGCGACGCCAAGATCGGCCCCGACGAGCTGTCCGGCGGCACGTTCACGATCACCAACATCGGCAGCGCGGGCGCGCTGTTCGACACGCCGATCATCAACCAGCCGCAGGTCGCCATCCTCGGCACGGGCAAGATCACCAAGCAGCCCACGGTCGTGACCGGCCCCGATGGTGACGACGTCATCGCCATCCGCTCGGTCTGCTACCTGCCGCTCACCTACGACCACCGGATCGTCGACGGTGCCGACGCAGGGCGGTTCGTGAGCGCGATCAAGGCCCGCCTCGAGGAAGGCGCCTTCGAGACCGACCTGGGCCTGTAAGGAGGTCGTGGGTGGATACGCGTGCCCTGCACGCGTATCCACCCACGACGGCGGAGTGGTCGGGTGGAAGGCAAGAAGGGCGCGCTGCTCGGGTTCCTGGCCGCGCAGCGAGCCAGCGTGCTGGCGATCATCGACGGACTCGACGACGCCGCCCTCACCGGCAAGGTCCCGCCGCTGGGCTGGACCCCGCTCGGCATGGTCGAGCACCTCGAATACGCCGAGCGGCACTGGTTCCAGGAGGTCCTCACCGGGTCGGCCGAACCGCTGTCCTGGCCGGACGACGACCACACCCCGCTGAACACGCCGCGCCCGCCATCGGTGGTCTTCGCGTTCTACCGCGACCAGTGCCGGCGATCCGACGCCATCCTCGCCACGACGCCCCTCACCACGCCCGCGGTCGGCCGCCACGACGGCCCGGACGCCGACGAGTTCGTCGATGCGCGCCGGATCGTGCTGCACATGATCGAGGAGACGGCCCGCCATGCCGGTCACCTCGACATCGGACGCGAGCTGATCGACGGGAAGACGGGCCTCGGCCCCCGCTGACCCACGGCCACCGGTCGCAATCCCGGCCGGCTTCGGAGAGGATCTCCGCCGTGCGTGTCGTCGTCGCCGGTTCGTCCGGCCTCATCGGTACCGCCCTCGTCGCCGACCTCCGGCACGCGGGGCACGAGGTCCTGCGGCTCGTCCGGCGGGCGCCCGCCGCACCGGACGAACGCGGGTGGGACCCGCCCGCCGGCCGCATCGACGACGGCACGTTCGACGGCGTGGACGCCGTGGTCAACCTGGGCGGCGCCGGCATCGGTGACCGGCCGTGGAGCGGGGCGCGCAAGCAGCTGCTGCGCGACAGCCGCAACGTCCCCACCGAGGTGCTCGCGACGGCGGTCGCGCGGCACCGGGTTCCGACGCTGCTCAGCGCGTCGGGGGTGCACTTCTACGGCGACACCGGCTCCCGCGTCGTGGACGAGACGGCCCCGTCCGGCAGCGGGTTCCTCGCCGAGGTGTGCCGCGACTGGGAAGCCGCGACCGCACCGGCGGCCGCGGCCGGTTCCCGCGTGGTGCTGATGCGCTCGGCCGGCGTGCTGGCCCCGCACGGCGGACTACTGGGACGGCTGCGACCGCTGTTCTCGCTGATGCTCGGCGCCCGGATCGGCACCGGTCGCCAGGCGTTCCCCTGGATCTCACTCGACGACGAGGTCGGGGCGATGCGGTTCCTGCTGGAGCACGACGAGGTGGCGGGGCCGGTGAACCTCGCCGGCCCGGAGCCCGCCACGAACGCCCAGTTCACCTCGGCGTTCGCCGAGGTGCTGCACCGCCCCGCGGCGTTCGTCGTGCCGGGGGCCGTGCTGCGCGGGGTGCTGGGGCAGCTCGCCGAGGAGCTCGTGCTCACCGGCCCGTTCGCCGTGCCGGCGGTGCTGCAGAAGCGCGGCTACCCCTTCCGGCACCTGACGGTCCGCGAGGCACTCCAGGCTGCGGTCGAGCGTCCCTGAAACCTGCGCAGCGCGCAAACTTGCGTGGCGCGCAGGTTTTTCGCTAGCCTCGTTCCATGGCCGGGCTGCGCGAACGCAAGAAGCAGGAGACCCGTGCCGCACTCAGCTGGGCCGCGCTCCGCATGGCCGTCGAGCGCGGCCTGGCCGGCGTCACCGTGGACGAGATCGCCGCCGAGGCCGGCGTCTCCCCGCGCACGTTCAACAACTACTTCGCCAGCAAGTACGAAGCCATCGTGTGGCGGCACCTCGACCGCTTCACCAGGATCGCCGAGCAGCTGCGCACCCGCCCCACCACCGATCCGATCTGGACGGCGCTCACCGATGCCGTCCGAGCGGTGTTCGGGACTCCCGGCCCTGCCGAACCCGGCCCTCCGTCCGCATGGACCGCCGGCGTGCGGCTGCTGATCGAGCAGCCCGAACTGCGCGGCGAGTTCGTGAAGGCGGCCGCAGCGGCCGAACGCGAGCTCGCGGCGGCCGTGGCGGAGCGGACCGGCACCGATCCCGACCGGGACATGTACCCGCGGCTGGTCGCCGCCGCGGTCGGGACGGCCGTCCACGTCGCCAGCGAGCAGTGGCTGCGCGCCGATCCGCCGGTCGCGCTCGCCTCCCTGCTCGACGACGCACTGCGCCAGTTAGCGGCCGGCCTGCCGGACCCGCGCACCTAGATCCACATCCCGACCGAGCGTCCCGCGTCGGCGGGACGCCGAACCGTCCTGCCCCGAGGAGGGCTCATGTCGTACGACGTCGTGATGGTCGGCGCCGGTCCCAACGGCTTGCTGATGGCGGGCGAGCTCGCGCTCGCCGGGGCCGACGCGGTGGTGCTGGAACGCCTGCCGGAACCGTCCGCCCAACCCAAGGCGAACGGCCTGGTGGGCCGGGTCGTGGAGGCTCTCGACCGGCGGGGCCTCTACCAGCAGTTCAGCGGCCAGGACGGGCCGCCGCTGCCCGCGCCCACCTTCATGTTCGGGGCACTCCCGCTGGACCTCACCCGCCTCCCCGGCCACTCCGTCCACGCCCTGCCCATCCCGCAGCGGCGGATGGAGGAGCTGCTCGCGGAGCGGGCCGCCGCCTTCGGCGTCGGCATCCGGCGGGGGCACGAGGTCACCGCGGTCCGCCAGACCGCCGCCACCGTCACGGTCGACGTGCTCGGCCCGGACGGTCCCTACCGGCTCGACGCCCGCTACCTGGTCGCAGCCGACGGCGGTACGAGCGGCATCCGCAAGCAGCTCGGCATCGGGTTCCCCGGGATCACCGACGACGGGTTCGTCTCCCGAGCGGGCCACGTCGGCATCACCGCCCCCGTGGCCGCGTCGGCGACCGGCGAGCTGGACGTGCCCGGCATCGGCCGCCTGGCCCCGGCGTCGTTCCTGCGCACCGAGTCCGGGCTCTATCGCATACGGGATGTTCGAGCCCGGCCACTACCGCGTGAGCGCGTTCGAGTGGGGCGAGACCGGCGTCGAGGACAGCGACGACATCCCCCTCGAGGAGCTGGCCGCCGCCCTGCACCGGGTACTCGGCACGGAGCTCCCCCTGACGCCGCCTCCGGGCGGGCGGCCCCACCACCTGCGGCGGCGAGTGGGGGTCAACTCCCGGCAGGCCGACCGCTACCGGTCCGGCCGCGTGTTCCTGGTCGGCGACGCGGCCCACGTGCACAGCGCCGTCGGAGGGCCTGGCCTCAACCTGGGCATGCAGGACGTGCTGAACCTGGGCTGGAAGCTCGCCGCCACCGTGCAGGGCTGGGCGCCGGGCGACCTGCTCGACACCTACGAGAGCGAGCGCCGCCCCGCCGGGGAGCGGGTGATCATGCACACCCGCGCCCAGAGCGCGCTGCTGGCCCCGGGCGCGAACACCACGGCACTGCGGTCGCTGCTCACGGAGCTGCTGGATGACACCACCACCCTGCGCCGCGTCGCAGACCTCATGGCGGGCGCCGACCTGGTGTACCCGACCCGGCTCGACGGCCCGACCCACCCGCTCACCGGCCGCTGGGCACCGGACCTGCCGCTGAGCGTCGACGGCCGGGACACACGGGTGGCCGAGCTGCAGAGAGCCGCCCGCCCGGTCCTGCTCGACCTGGCGGGACGGGCGGATCTGACAGCCGCGGCGCACGGGTGGACCGACCGCGTCGACATCGTGGCCGCCACGACCCCCGACCCGCCCGCCGACGCCCTGCTCCTGCGCCCCGACGGGTACGTCGCGTGGGCAGGTGAACGCGATGCGGAGGGGCTGCGACGGGCCCTGCGCGCGTGGTTCGGCGCGCCGGCCTTCTCCACGGCGGGGGTAGCGTGACCGGCATGGTGACCCGCTCCTGCCGCCGCAGCACCGAACCCCTGCGGATCGACCGCCTCGGCACCGTCGAGTACCGCACCGCGTGGGACGTCCAGCGCGCCAACGCCGACGCCCGCCGCGCCGGCACCGGCCCTGACGTGCTGATGCTGCTGGAGCACCCCTCGGTCTACACGGCGGGCAAGCGCACCCGGCCCGAGGACCGCCC
This window harbors:
- a CDS encoding FAD-dependent monooxygenase; the encoded protein is MFEPGHYRVSAFEWGETGVEDSDDIPLEELAAALHRVLGTELPLTPPPGGRPHHLRRRVGVNSRQADRYRSGRVFLVGDAAHVHSAVGGPGLNLGMQDVLNLGWKLAATVQGWAPGDLLDTYESERRPAGERVIMHTRAQSALLAPGANTTALRSLLTELLDDTTTLRRVADLMAGADLVYPTRLDGPTHPLTGRWAPDLPLSVDGRDTRVAELQRAARPVLLDLAGRADLTAAAHGWTDRVDIVAATTPDPPADALLLRPDGYVAWAGERDAEGLRRALRAWFGAPAFSTAGVA
- a CDS encoding TetR/AcrR family transcriptional regulator, with protein sequence MAGLRERKKQETRAALSWAALRMAVERGLAGVTVDEIAAEAGVSPRTFNNYFASKYEAIVWRHLDRFTRIAEQLRTRPTTDPIWTALTDAVRAVFGTPGPAEPGPPSAWTAGVRLLIEQPELRGEFVKAAAAAERELAAAVAERTGTDPDRDMYPRLVAAAVGTAVHVASEQWLRADPPVALASLLDDALRQLAAGLPDPRT
- a CDS encoding DinB family protein, yielding MEGKKGALLGFLAAQRASVLAIIDGLDDAALTGKVPPLGWTPLGMVEHLEYAERHWFQEVLTGSAEPLSWPDDDHTPLNTPRPPSVVFAFYRDQCRRSDAILATTPLTTPAVGRHDGPDADEFVDARRIVLHMIEETARHAGHLDIGRELIDGKTGLGPR
- a CDS encoding TIGR01777 family oxidoreductase — protein: MRVVVAGSSGLIGTALVADLRHAGHEVLRLVRRAPAAPDERGWDPPAGRIDDGTFDGVDAVVNLGGAGIGDRPWSGARKQLLRDSRNVPTEVLATAVARHRVPTLLSASGVHFYGDTGSRVVDETAPSGSGFLAEVCRDWEAATAPAAAAGSRVVLMRSAGVLAPHGGLLGRLRPLFSLMLGARIGTGRQAFPWISLDDEVGAMRFLLEHDEVAGPVNLAGPEPATNAQFTSAFAEVLHRPAAFVVPGAVLRGVLGQLAEELVLTGPFAVPAVLQKRGYPFRHLTVREALQAAVERP
- the sucB gene encoding 2-oxoglutarate dehydrogenase, E2 component, dihydrolipoamide succinyltransferase — translated: MAFSVQMPALGESVTEGTVTRWLKQEGDRVEVDEPLLEVSTDKVDTEIPSPAAGVLQRIVAGEDETVEVGGELAVIGDADEAPAGDSGGDVETVEPTVDAPSEEVAEAEEPQAPAEAPSDRDEPAPAPQAATAPAGEGTAVRMPELGESVTEGTVTRWLKQVGDRVEVDEPLLEVSTDKVDTEIPSPVAGTLLEVTANEDETVDVGAQLAVIGEPAAGGQQASAAEPEPAPEPEPAPEPEPDRKPEPQAPQAEERPSDDGAAAAPEAAAERPQPEEPQDDGARGGAPYVTPLVRKLAAEHDVDLSTISGTGVGGRIRKQDVLAAAEAKKPAPEPAAAPAAAPAAAPSAPAPSGAPARQVPRPAAGAPEPGTTVKMPRLRQLIAQRMTESLRVSAQLTTVQEVDVTRIAALRARAKAEFERREGVKLTFLPFFAKATVEALKAFPQVNSSINEETKEVTYHGAVHLAIAVDTPRGLLVPVIKNAEDLNISGLARKIADVAQRTRDAKIGPDELSGGTFTITNIGSAGALFDTPIINQPQVAILGTGKITKQPTVVTGPDGDDVIAIRSVCYLPLTYDHRIVDGADAGRFVSAIKARLEEGAFETDLGL